A genomic segment from Cyprinus carpio isolate SPL01 chromosome A4, ASM1834038v1, whole genome shotgun sequence encodes:
- the LOC109067107 gene encoding contactin-1-like yields MVIPAMLLCVLSYFFLLAAAIKPRIFEPRIFDKEATGFGPIFEEEPLDTVYAEDSPENKISMNCRARANPPAIIKWWLNNWEIKLMEQPDEHFSLVGGNLVITNPDKSKHAGKYVCVAKNVYGTVISKEATVKFGYLNQFPTDEREPVHVKEGQGAVLLCSPPSRYPSEVMFRWIYNDFPNFIIPDQRRFVSQTTGNMYIAKVEASDVGNYSCFVSSPTIGKSVFSMPISLIPQIEKEVKRYPADIRVKFPKTYALVHQNITLECFALGNPLPHIRWRKLDADLPPNYEVSMNGALLHLINVQYEDEGSYECETLNVKGMDWYRQWLYHINDTEKDVGSELTLRCVAVGKPLPWIRWLKDGYSYGKGELKFSSLTFEDSGMYQCIAENEWGTIYASAELRVVSCAPTFIYNPVKKVLLGAENGRVVIECKPRAAPKPKFIWKRGSELLTNSSRMLIWDDGSLEILNVSKSDEGSYTCYAENDRGKSNSTGTLTITEATKITEAPSDTEAVVGDTTILQCSASFDPSLDITFIWTVDSYVINFYTDFEHYELLMGDENSGDLLIKNIQVRHAGHYSCTAQTIVDNATAEADVFVKGLPGPPGGVRVEEIGDTSVKLRWSLGSDHGSPLIQQVVQTRDFYALDPEDWKTASTSPVFLDGSTESATIINLYPWMQYEFRVHAINEFGAGENSRPSIKIKTWDARPTVAPSDVLGQVGISGELIVTWTPVKPQFFFGKKFGYVVAFKQHEDSEWKWTTVEDPETRRYVYKESMTPDTEIQVKVKTYNNKGEGPSSLISVVDSPRLAPTEAPLDVYARQVTATEALVWWLPIYQAPPNWVDGYQIRYWRKYDDNEAAASRVLVHRAINQTRLENMRPDSHYLIEVRAFNGAGLGPPSEHCEMFTRRPPPSRHLRVYKYVSFNRKWLYLYWDHIYNYWNESYVEGYKILFRKEGERYGKLYTTGRHYIDFPMPETGDYIIEVRARCEGGDGPISQIRVQGKAALGAESLSVASVLLLALGWMNLGL; encoded by the exons ATGGTGATCCCAGCCATGCTTCTGTGTGTTCTCTCTTACTTCTTCTTATTGGCCG CTGCAATTAAACCCAGGATCTTTGAACCCAGAATTTTTGACA AGGAGGCCACAGGCTTTGGGCCCATATTTGAGGAGGAGCCCTTGGACACAGTGTATGCGGAGGATTCACCAGAGAACAAAATCTCCATGAACTGCAGAGCACGGGCCAACCCTCCGGCCATTATCAA GTGGTGGTTAAACAACTGGGAAATTAAACTGATGGAGCAACCTGATGAGCACTTTAGCCTGGTGGGAGGAAACCTGGTCATCACCAACCCAGACAAGAGCAAGCATGCTgggaaatatgtgtgtgtggctAAGAACGTGTACGGCACTGTCATCAGCAAAGAGGCCACTGTCAAATTTGGAT ACCTAAACCAGTTCCCTACAGATGAGAGAGAGCCGGTGCATGTTAAGGAGGGACAGGGAGCAGTGCTGCTGTGTTCTCCTCCCTCTCGCTATCCAA GTGAGGTGATGTTCCGCTGGATCTACAATGACTTTCCAAACTTCATCATACCAGACCAGAGGCGTTTCGTGTCACAGACCACTGGCAATATGTACATTGCTAAAGTCGAGGCATCTGATGTTGGGAATTATTCTTGTTTCGTGTCAAGCCCCACCATCGGCAAGAGTGTTTTCAGCATGCCGATTTCTCTGATTCCACAAATAGAGA AGGAGGTGAAGCGGTATCCTGCTGATATCCGTGTGAAATTTCCCAAGACTTATGCTTTGGTGCATCAGAACATCACTCTGGAGTGCTTTGCCCTCGGAAA TCCGCTCCCACACATCCGCTGGAGGAAGTTAGACGCTGATCTCCCGCCCAACTATGAGGTCAGCATGAATGGAGCTTTACTGCACCTGATTAACGTTCAGTACGAGGATGAAGGGAGCTACGAGTGTGAGACGCTCAACGTTAAAGGGATGGACTGGTATCGACAGTGGCTCTAT CACATCAATGACACGGAGAAAGATGTTGGTAGCGAACTCACTCTCAGGTGTGTTGCCGTGGGGAAGCCTTTACCATGGATACGCTGGCTGAAGGATGGCTATTCG tATGGCAAAGGGGAGCTGAAGTTCTCCAGTCTCACGTTTGAGGATTCGGGCATGTATCAGTGTATTGCTGAGAATGAATGGGGGACCATCTATGCTAGCGCGGAGCTTCGGGTTGTCT CCTGTGCACCAACATTCATTTATAATCCAGTGAAGAAGGTTCTGCTCGGGGCTGAAAACGGTCGTGTGGTTATAGAGTGCAAACCCCGCGCTGCTCCTAAACCCAAGTTCATCTGGAAACGAGGCTCAGAGCTCCTGACCAACTCTTCAAG GATGTTAATTTGGGATGATGGAAGTCTGGAGATTCTGAACGTGTCAAAAAGTGACGAGGGCTCGTACACATGCTATGCTGAGAATGACCGCGGCAAATCCAACAGCACAGGGACCCTCACTATCACCG AGGCCACCAAAATCACAGAGGCTCCATCAGACACTGAGGCAGTTGTAGGTGACACTACAATTCTCCAGTGTTCTGCATCATTTGATCCCAGCCTGGACATCACCTTTATCTGGACTGTTGATTCCTACGTCATCAACTTCTACACAGACTTTGAACACTACGAGCTGCTCATG ggtGACGAGAACAGCGGAGACCTGCTGATCAAGAACATTCAGGTGAGGCACGCAGGACACTATTCCTGCACAGCTCAGACCATAGTGGACAATGCCACCGCAGAAGCTGATGTTTTTGTCAAAG GTCTGCCTGGTCCTCCAGGTGGTGTCCGTGTGGAAGAGATTGGAGACACGTCAGTAAAACTACGATGGAGTCTGGGATCAGACCACGGTAGTCCTCTTATCCAACAGGTTGTACAAACACGAGACTTTTACGCCCTGGATCCTGAGGACTGGAAAACCGCATCCACCT CTCCTGTGTTTTTGGACGGATCTACAGAGTCAGCCACCATAATTAACCTTTACCCCTGGATGCAATATGAATTCCGTGTGCATGCAATCAATGAATTTGGAGCAGGGGAAAACAGCCGTCCGTCCATCAAAATCAAGACATGGGACGCCA GGCCTACAGTAGCTCCTTCTGATGTACTGGGGCAAGTTGGAATAAGCGGAGAGCTTATCGTGACCTGGACT CCTGTAAAGCCTCAGTTCTTCTTTGGTAAAAAATTTGGCTACGTCGTGGCGTTTAAGCAGCATGAGGATTCTGAATGGAAGTGGACGACTGTGGAGGATCCCGAGACTAGACGCTACGTCTACAAAGAGAGCATGACCCCAGACACTGAGATACAGGTCAAAGTGAAAACCTACAATAACAAAGGAGAAGGACCCTCAAGTCTTATATCAGTGGTCGACTCACCAAGGCTAG CACCCACTGAAGCTCCATTAGATGTCTACGCCCGCCAGGTCACCGCTACAGAAGCTTTGGTCTGGTGGTTACCGATCTACCAGGCACCGCCAAACTGGGTCGATGGATACCAG ATTCGTTACTGGAGGAAGTACGATGATAATGAAGCTGCTGCCTCTCGAGTTCTTGTGCATAGAGCAATTAACCAAACTCGCCTGGAGAACATGCGGCCTGACTCCCACTACCTCATAGAGGTACGAGCGTTCAACGGAGCTGGGCTCGGGCCACCCAGCGAGCATTGTGAAATGTTCACCAGGAGACCAC CCCCAAGTCGCCATTTGAGAGTCTACAAATATGTCAGCTTCAATCGCAAATGGCTCTATCTATATTGGGATCACATCTATAACTACTGGAATGAGTCATATGTAGAGGGATACAAG attttgtTCAGGAAGGAAGGAGAGCGTTATGGGAAGCTTTACACCACAGGCAGACACTACATTGACTTTCCCATGCCAGAGACAGGTGATTACATCATAGAGGTCCGAGCCCGCTGCGAGGGAGGTGATGGACCCATATCACAGATCAGAGTGCAAG GGAAAGCCGCTTTGGGTGCTGAATCTCTCAGCGTCGCCTCTGTCTTGCTGCTGGCACTGGGATGGATGAATTTAGGCCTGTAG